One Jeotgalibaca porci genomic region harbors:
- a CDS encoding HD-GYP domain-containing protein: protein MLATNFGLAYSYKSPVFLFLVNVLVVTIRFFFIPIESLTLGIFITRVLTYYVVAVISAALMQHAIKIKNNQLELIKALSTALDYRDTYTMNHSLNVARYAVSIAEEMNLSRGSIDSIRTGALLHDIGKIGIPERILMKNGKLTDEEYKTIQSHAEIGYQMINHIDDYRKNGVLDIVRYHHERYDGTGYPEGLKGRDIPLFARIVAVADAFDAMTSKRVYRDEFDMAYTLDQLVKNKSKQFDPEITDAFLNVLNRNKEFKINEKTVSRSILE from the coding sequence TTGTTAGCTACAAATTTCGGCCTTGCCTACAGTTATAAGTCGCCCGTGTTCTTATTCTTGGTGAACGTGCTGGTTGTGACCATTCGTTTCTTTTTTATTCCGATTGAATCCTTGACGTTAGGAATATTCATAACCCGTGTTTTAACCTATTATGTTGTGGCGGTGATTTCTGCTGCTTTGATGCAACATGCTATAAAAATAAAGAATAATCAACTCGAGTTAATCAAAGCTTTATCGACTGCTTTGGATTATCGGGATACTTACACAATGAATCATTCTCTAAATGTTGCGCGCTATGCTGTTTCGATTGCTGAAGAAATGAATTTATCCAGAGGAAGTATCGATAGTATTCGGACGGGTGCACTTCTTCATGATATCGGTAAAATAGGAATTCCTGAACGCATCCTGATGAAGAATGGGAAGTTAACTGATGAGGAATACAAAACCATTCAATCACATGCGGAAATTGGTTATCAAATGATTAATCACATAGACGATTACCGGAAAAATGGTGTTTTGGATATTGTTCGTTACCATCACGAGCGCTATGATGGAACGGGTTACCCAGAGGGACTAAAGGGGAGAGATATTCCTTTATTTGCACGGATTGTAGCTGTTGCAGATGCATTTGATGCGATGACTTCAAAACGTGTTTACCGCGATGAGTTTGATATGGCTTATACGCTGGATCAACTTGTAAAGAACAAGAGTAAACAGTTCGATCCAGAAATAACAGATGCCTTTTTAAATGTATTAAATAGGAACAAGGAATTTAAGATAAATGAAAAAACGGTCTCCCGCTCTATATTAGAGTAG
- a CDS encoding rhodanese-like domain-containing protein, with amino-acid sequence MYKSVGMPEFYQEAKKKQLPIVDVRETDEYARGHIPGAVNFPLSDLGSDFTKLDKNTDYYLVCQSGGRSAMAAEFLSDQGFNVTNVMGGTGSWMGPLE; translated from the coding sequence ATGTATAAATCAGTAGGAATGCCCGAATTTTATCAAGAAGCCAAAAAGAAACAGTTACCGATTGTTGATGTGCGTGAAACGGATGAATACGCACGTGGTCACATTCCGGGAGCAGTAAATTTTCCACTGAGCGATCTAGGTTCTGATTTCACGAAATTGGATAAAAACACAGATTACTACCTCGTGTGTCAATCAGGCGGACGCTCAGCAATGGCAGCAGAATTTTTGTCTGACCAAGGATTTAACGTGACGAACGTGATGGGCGGAACAGGCAGCTGGATGGGACCTTTAGAATAA
- the guaC gene encoding GMP reductase: protein MKIFDYEDIQLIPNKSIVQSRSECDTSVEFGGRTFKMPVVPANMQTILDEPLAEKLAAEGYFYIMHRFDEAARIPFIKRMHEKGLFASISLGIKEAEFDFVTELVEKGLVPEYTTIDVAHGHSDQVIKMIKHVKSVMPETFLIAGNVGTPEGVRELENAGADATKVGIGPGKVCTTKIKTGFGTGGWQLAAVSWCSKAARKPLIADGGVRTNGDIAKSVRFGASMVMIGSLFAGHDESPGGIKEINGQKYKEYFGSASEYQKGERKNVEGKKILTPYRGALSDTLTEMQQDLQSSISYAGGNDLASIRKCDYVLVKNSIYNGDSSNQAIIEAGRSSFGEGDTIL, encoded by the coding sequence ATGAAAATATTTGATTACGAAGATATTCAACTGATACCTAACAAGAGTATCGTACAGAGCAGGTCAGAATGTGACACTTCAGTAGAATTTGGAGGAAGAACATTCAAAATGCCTGTGGTTCCTGCAAATATGCAGACGATTTTAGATGAGCCATTAGCTGAGAAACTAGCAGCAGAAGGTTACTTCTATATTATGCACCGTTTTGATGAAGCGGCACGTATTCCGTTTATCAAGAGAATGCATGAGAAAGGTTTGTTTGCTTCAATTAGCTTGGGAATCAAAGAAGCTGAGTTTGATTTCGTGACCGAATTAGTCGAAAAGGGTTTAGTCCCAGAATACACAACGATTGACGTTGCGCACGGTCATTCTGATCAAGTTATCAAGATGATTAAGCACGTTAAATCAGTTATGCCAGAAACGTTTTTAATTGCGGGTAATGTGGGAACTCCAGAAGGTGTCCGTGAATTAGAAAACGCCGGTGCTGATGCAACGAAAGTTGGAATTGGACCTGGTAAAGTATGTACAACAAAAATTAAAACTGGTTTCGGTACAGGTGGTTGGCAATTGGCAGCAGTTAGCTGGTGTTCAAAAGCAGCACGCAAACCTTTGATTGCGGACGGCGGCGTTCGTACAAACGGTGATATTGCGAAATCTGTACGTTTCGGAGCATCCATGGTTATGATCGGTTCATTATTCGCTGGACACGATGAGTCACCAGGTGGCATTAAAGAAATTAACGGACAAAAATATAAAGAATACTTCGGTAGCGCATCTGAGTACCAAAAAGGCGAGCGCAAAAACGTCGAAGGTAAGAAAATTCTGACTCCTTATAGAGGGGCACTAAGCGATACATTAACAGAAATGCAACAAGACCTACAATCATCTATCTCATACGCAGGTGGAAATGATTTAGCATCTATCCGTAAATGTGATTACGTTTTAGTTAAAAACTCTATCTATAACGGAGACAGCTCCAATCAAGCAATCATCGAAGCAGGACGTTCAAGCTTTGGTGAAGGCGATACAATTCTATAG
- the nagA gene encoding N-acetylglucosamine-6-phosphate deacetylase — MKKYVYAELFYCANGVKGPGYLAIEDGKFGGFQTEKPEGEILDYSGKQVAPGFVDTHIHGYNGHDVMDNNVEGLNIISEGILSCGVTSYLPTTLTAPTEDLDAVCQTIGENVDKIKGAKIQGIFLEGPFFNDKYKGAQNPKYMNDPSITTLKKWQELANGSVRKIAIAPEREGALPFIDYATKNAINVAIAHTDATYEQCKAAVDQGANIFVHTFNGMRGLHHREPGVVGAAMSLKDAFSELICDGHHVHPVSAGIVMDAHGRDKTMFVTDCMRGGGIGEGDSMLGEFEVTIKDGAARLKSDGNLAGSVLEMITAVQNVVAWGIATPEEAINMASIVPAKSVGIDDRCGQIKKGHPADFLILDQDLGLLETYLDGKSVFRK; from the coding sequence GTGAAAAAGTATGTATATGCAGAGCTTTTTTATTGTGCAAATGGTGTTAAAGGTCCCGGATATCTAGCGATCGAAGATGGGAAGTTTGGAGGATTTCAAACGGAGAAGCCGGAAGGTGAAATCTTGGACTACAGTGGCAAGCAGGTAGCACCCGGATTTGTAGACACACATATTCATGGTTATAACGGCCATGATGTCATGGATAATAATGTTGAAGGTTTAAATATTATTTCCGAAGGTATTTTATCTTGTGGTGTAACATCTTATTTGCCTACAACGCTAACCGCTCCAACAGAAGATTTGGATGCGGTCTGTCAGACGATTGGGGAGAACGTCGATAAAATTAAAGGTGCAAAAATACAAGGTATTTTCCTTGAGGGACCTTTCTTTAATGATAAATATAAAGGAGCACAAAACCCTAAATATATGAACGATCCGTCCATTACGACCTTGAAAAAATGGCAAGAATTAGCAAATGGATCAGTTCGTAAAATTGCTATTGCACCAGAACGAGAAGGGGCATTACCATTTATCGATTATGCGACTAAGAATGCCATTAACGTTGCAATCGCCCATACGGATGCGACCTATGAGCAATGTAAAGCGGCGGTTGATCAGGGCGCAAACATCTTTGTTCATACATTTAACGGTATGCGTGGACTTCACCACCGTGAACCGGGTGTGGTAGGTGCTGCAATGAGTCTGAAAGATGCCTTTTCAGAATTAATTTGTGATGGCCATCATGTTCATCCGGTATCAGCGGGTATTGTAATGGATGCGCATGGCCGTGACAAAACGATGTTTGTGACGGATTGTATGCGCGGTGGTGGAATTGGCGAGGGAGACTCCATGTTAGGGGAATTCGAAGTTACGATTAAAGACGGTGCAGCACGGTTGAAATCAGACGGCAACTTAGCCGGTAGCGTATTGGAAATGATTACCGCGGTTCAAAACGTTGTTGCTTGGGGAATTGCGACGCCAGAAGAAGCGATTAACATGGCAAGCATTGTTCCGGCTAAGAGTGTAGGCATTGATGATCGCTGTGGACAAATCAAGAAAGGGCATCCTGCTGATTTCTTGATACTTGACCAAGATTTAGGTCTGCTTGAAACCTATTTAGACGGTAAGTCTGTGTTTAGAAAATAA
- a CDS encoding galactokinase, translating into MNHLSKAFLKHFNYEPTASFFSPGRINLIGEHTDNFGGHVFPAAITLGTYAVVGKNNTGLLRLYSLNFPEVGVITVDLNELDFRKEDNWANYVKGMAKYLKEAGHAITVGLDILIEGTIPNGSGLSSSASLEILAGIIFEKMNDLTIDRLDIVKLGKRVENDYLGLNSGIMDQFAIGMGAKDQALLLDTNTLVYEKIPVKLGENIVVIMNTKKRRELVESAYNDRLRECQEALKRLQTKLPIASLGELDEESFNAHTNLIGDPILIKRARHPVFENRRTLRATEYLKAGDLKAFGKLVNDSHISLRDDYGVSCYELDTLAENAWEQPGVLGARMIGAGFGGCAIAIVAKDQADALIKNVGKIYEEKIGYPAEFYIAEIGDGARAL; encoded by the coding sequence ATGAATCATTTAAGCAAAGCGTTTCTTAAACACTTTAATTACGAACCGACTGCTTCCTTTTTTTCTCCTGGGCGTATTAACTTAATCGGCGAACACACAGATAACTTTGGCGGCCACGTTTTTCCTGCAGCCATCACACTGGGTACTTATGCGGTTGTGGGCAAAAACAATACCGGTCTGTTGCGTCTCTACTCGCTTAACTTCCCTGAAGTCGGCGTCATTACTGTCGATTTAAACGAACTAGATTTTCGTAAAGAAGATAACTGGGCTAATTATGTCAAAGGCATGGCGAAGTATTTGAAAGAAGCGGGTCATGCAATTACTGTGGGACTGGACATTCTAATAGAAGGAACCATTCCCAATGGCTCCGGTCTCTCTTCTTCTGCTTCTTTGGAAATTCTAGCAGGTATCATTTTTGAAAAAATGAACGACCTGACTATTGATCGTTTGGATATCGTAAAACTCGGTAAGAGAGTTGAGAATGACTACCTGGGCTTGAACAGCGGGATTATGGATCAATTTGCTATTGGAATGGGTGCGAAAGACCAAGCTCTACTCTTGGATACAAATACCCTCGTTTATGAAAAAATTCCGGTCAAACTGGGTGAGAACATTGTCGTAATTATGAATACGAAAAAACGGCGTGAACTTGTGGAATCAGCTTACAATGACCGCTTGCGTGAATGTCAAGAAGCACTGAAACGGCTACAGACAAAGCTTCCAATTGCTTCTTTAGGTGAACTGGACGAAGAAAGCTTCAATGCCCATACAAATTTAATTGGTGACCCCATCTTAATTAAACGGGCACGACACCCTGTCTTTGAAAACCGTCGAACGCTACGTGCGACGGAATATTTGAAAGCAGGCGATTTGAAAGCATTCGGTAAATTAGTGAACGACTCACACATCTCTTTAAGGGATGACTATGGAGTGAGTTGTTACGAACTCGATACCCTGGCGGAAAATGCTTGGGAGCAGCCAGGTGTTCTAGGTGCACGCATGATTGGGGCCGGTTTCGGAGGCTGCGCCATTGCGATTGTTGCCAAAGACCAAGCTGATGCTCTTATCAAAAATGTCGGCAAAATTTACGAGGAAAAGATTGGCTATCCAGCTGAATTTTATATTGCTGAAATCGGGGACGGTGCGCGTGCTCTATGA
- a CDS encoding FAD-dependent oxidoreductase → MTKVVIVGGVAGGMSAATRLRRLQEDAEIIIFEKGPYVSFANCGLPYYVSGEINDRDQLLVQTPESLKARFNLDVRPYHEVIAINPEMKTVTVKNNAGTLEETYDKLILSPGASPFVPPMTGLDEATNVFSLRNVPDLDAIMKQLEEKGTAETVVIGAGFIGLEMAENLHARGLKVTIVEKAPHVLPPLDEEMAAFVTQELERKGVTVITGQSATAFEEAGNKIILEDGTILKSDLTILSVGVQPETKLAKAAGLALGLRDGLKVNEHYQTSNPDIYAVGDAIIVKNQITGADALISLASPANRQGRQVADVIAGLKRTNKGSIGTAIVRVFDLSAAATGLSERAAKLAGLDFAVIHTSGKDHAGYYPGATDVILKLIFNPQTGEIYGAQGIGKKGVDKRIDILATAIKGKLTIFDLPELEFTYAPPFGAAKDPVNMIGYAAMNLAEGLSDSVQWHELNEELANGKILLDVRNEGELANGKFPNALNIPLNELRERMDELDASKEYVVSCHSGQRSYIAERQMKQAGLKVQNLDGAFALYKTVRPEELEYV, encoded by the coding sequence ATGACAAAAGTAGTTATTGTAGGTGGCGTAGCCGGAGGAATGTCGGCAGCAACACGTTTGAGACGATTGCAAGAGGATGCAGAAATTATTATTTTTGAAAAAGGCCCTTATGTTTCCTTTGCGAACTGTGGATTGCCTTACTATGTTTCCGGAGAAATTAATGACCGCGATCAGTTGCTAGTGCAAACACCTGAATCACTAAAAGCACGTTTCAACTTAGATGTGCGTCCATACCATGAAGTGATTGCTATCAATCCAGAAATGAAAACAGTGACGGTAAAAAATAACGCGGGTACGCTGGAAGAAACTTACGACAAGCTGATTCTATCACCAGGTGCCAGCCCATTTGTACCGCCGATGACAGGTTTAGATGAAGCAACCAATGTTTTCAGTCTTCGTAATGTTCCGGATTTGGATGCGATTATGAAGCAACTCGAAGAAAAAGGAACAGCTGAGACAGTCGTGATTGGAGCCGGATTTATCGGTTTGGAAATGGCCGAGAACTTGCACGCACGTGGATTGAAAGTGACGATTGTGGAAAAAGCACCGCATGTTTTACCACCACTTGATGAAGAGATGGCAGCATTTGTAACCCAAGAATTGGAACGCAAGGGCGTAACAGTGATTACTGGTCAATCTGCGACCGCATTTGAAGAAGCGGGTAACAAAATTATTTTGGAAGACGGCACGATTTTGAAAAGTGATTTAACGATTCTGTCTGTAGGTGTTCAACCGGAAACGAAATTGGCGAAGGCTGCTGGACTAGCGTTAGGTTTGCGTGATGGCTTGAAAGTGAACGAGCACTATCAAACAAGTAATCCTGATATTTATGCAGTCGGCGACGCGATTATTGTGAAGAATCAAATAACTGGCGCAGATGCGCTTATCTCACTGGCGTCCCCAGCAAACCGTCAGGGCCGCCAAGTTGCCGATGTGATTGCTGGTCTGAAACGTACCAACAAAGGCAGCATTGGCACAGCAATCGTCCGTGTGTTTGATTTATCAGCAGCAGCCACCGGGTTAAGTGAGCGCGCTGCGAAACTAGCGGGATTAGACTTTGCTGTGATTCATACTTCCGGTAAAGACCACGCCGGTTATTACCCTGGCGCAACTGATGTTATTTTGAAATTAATTTTTAACCCTCAAACAGGTGAAATTTACGGCGCACAAGGAATTGGCAAAAAAGGTGTCGACAAGCGTATCGATATTTTAGCAACAGCGATTAAAGGGAAGTTAACGATTTTTGATTTGCCAGAACTTGAATTTACTTACGCACCGCCATTTGGAGCAGCGAAAGATCCAGTAAATATGATAGGTTATGCGGCGATGAACCTTGCGGAAGGATTGAGCGACTCTGTTCAATGGCATGAGCTGAATGAAGAATTAGCCAACGGTAAAATTTTGTTGGACGTGCGTAATGAAGGCGAATTGGCAAATGGTAAGTTTCCAAATGCACTCAATATTCCCTTGAATGAATTACGAGAACGAATGGATGAGTTGGATGCGTCGAAAGAATATGTTGTCAGTTGTCATAGCGGCCAACGCAGTTATATTGCGGAGCGTCAAATGAAACAAGCCGGCTTGAAAGTGCAAAACTTGGATGGTGCATTTGCACTTTATAAAACGGTTAGACCGGAGGAGTTAGAATATGTATAA
- the galT gene encoding UDP-glucose--hexose-1-phosphate uridylyltransferase, with amino-acid sequence MIKSSDQAIRKLLQIGVSKGYIDPLDVILKQNQLLQVLKKDSLRTDETLPSELPEAKKLFPLLLADAIEHGVITDTITQRAILSAQIMAIITPDTSVVNRTFWDLYKEKPQAATDWFYELSQVNDYIQTEAIAKNIAFDYESDYGTLELTINLSKPEKDPKAIAAALTTESVHYPLCQLCMENEGYKGTLTHPARANHRIVRFQLDGETWGLQYSPYAYYTEHCIFLSEEHRPMRIEEKTFQNLFGIVEKFPHYFVGSNADLPIVGGSILSHEHYQGGRYTFPMNEADVKETFVLADFPTVSFGIVAWPMSVIRMECLDKEALTKAAVYILEQWRGYSDEAAEIIAESDGTPHNTITPIARRNGDTFVCDLVLRNNRTSDEHPDGIFHPHRDVQHIKKENIGLIEVMGLAILPPRLKDELTEVEKYVAGETSQIADIHRDWADEICESGETVENATGAVFQRVLEDAGVYKDLAAFKRFTSSL; translated from the coding sequence ATGATAAAAAGTAGCGATCAAGCGATTAGAAAATTGTTACAGATTGGCGTCTCGAAGGGATATATTGACCCTTTGGACGTCATATTGAAACAAAACCAGTTATTACAGGTGTTAAAAAAAGATAGTTTGCGGACGGATGAAACCTTGCCCTCAGAATTACCCGAAGCAAAAAAACTGTTCCCTCTTTTATTGGCGGACGCAATCGAACACGGGGTTATCACAGACACAATTACCCAGCGCGCGATTTTAAGCGCTCAAATAATGGCAATTATCACGCCGGATACCTCCGTTGTGAATCGTACGTTTTGGGATTTGTATAAGGAAAAACCTCAAGCAGCCACGGATTGGTTCTATGAATTAAGTCAGGTAAATGATTATATACAAACAGAAGCCATCGCGAAAAACATTGCCTTTGATTATGAATCCGACTATGGCACGTTAGAATTGACGATTAATTTATCCAAGCCTGAAAAAGATCCAAAGGCTATTGCGGCGGCATTAACTACTGAATCTGTTCACTATCCTTTGTGTCAATTATGTATGGAAAACGAAGGCTACAAAGGCACTCTAACCCACCCTGCTCGAGCGAACCATCGCATTGTCCGTTTCCAATTGGACGGAGAAACATGGGGATTACAGTACTCACCTTACGCTTATTATACAGAGCACTGTATCTTCTTGTCAGAAGAACACCGTCCGATGCGTATTGAAGAGAAGACGTTCCAAAACTTATTCGGCATTGTTGAAAAATTCCCGCATTACTTTGTGGGATCTAATGCCGATTTGCCGATTGTCGGCGGATCCATTTTATCGCACGAACATTATCAAGGCGGTCGCTACACGTTCCCGATGAACGAAGCAGATGTAAAAGAAACGTTCGTGCTAGCTGATTTCCCTACTGTTTCTTTTGGAATCGTCGCTTGGCCGATGTCGGTCATTCGCATGGAATGCTTGGATAAAGAGGCGCTAACGAAAGCAGCGGTGTATATTTTGGAGCAGTGGCGCGGTTACAGTGATGAAGCAGCTGAAATTATTGCGGAGTCTGATGGAACGCCTCACAATACCATCACGCCGATTGCTCGCCGTAATGGTGATACGTTTGTCTGTGATTTAGTATTGCGAAATAACCGCACTAGCGATGAGCATCCAGATGGTATTTTCCATCCTCATAGAGACGTGCAACATATAAAAAAAGAAAATATTGGACTGATTGAAGTGATGGGATTGGCGATTTTGCCGCCGAGACTGAAAGATGAACTGACGGAAGTAGAAAAATATGTAGCTGGTGAAACGTCCCAGATAGCGGATATACACCGTGATTGGGCTGACGAAATCTGTGAGTCTGGCGAGACCGTCGAGAATGCTACCGGTGCCGTTTTCCAACGTGTATTGGAAGATGCCGGTGTCTATAAAGATTTGGCAGCATTCAAGCGATTTACAAGTAGCTTATGA
- a CDS encoding Cof-type HAD-IIB family hydrolase: protein MDIKAIVLDIDGTLVTTEKVISKKTRDILIKAQENGIKVILASGRPTRGMWHLAEELELDKHNGYLVSFNGARVTDCETKEVLFNQALDTDLSKNILEHLKQFDVIPMIYGDTHMYVNDVYHNEIQTLDGPTMNIVEYEARMCHFLLSEQADLAAFVDEPQNKVLIAGNPDYLQKVYQEIHAPFEDITSGVFSTPFYFELTDKGIDKAFSLNKVLTAHGILPENVISFGDGQNDRSIIEYAGMGVAMGNAMQEILDIADEVTLSNDHDGIAVFLERYI, encoded by the coding sequence ATGGATATCAAGGCAATCGTATTGGATATTGATGGAACATTGGTAACAACGGAAAAGGTAATCAGTAAAAAAACGCGTGATATTTTAATTAAAGCACAGGAAAATGGGATTAAAGTGATTCTTGCGTCGGGTCGCCCGACTCGCGGTATGTGGCATTTGGCCGAAGAATTGGAACTGGATAAACATAACGGCTATCTGGTCTCATTTAATGGTGCACGTGTGACGGACTGTGAAACGAAAGAAGTATTGTTCAACCAAGCGTTGGATACGGACTTGAGTAAAAATATTTTAGAGCATTTGAAACAATTTGATGTAATTCCAATGATTTACGGTGATACGCATATGTATGTGAATGATGTTTATCATAATGAAATACAAACTTTGGATGGTCCTACAATGAATATCGTAGAATACGAAGCGCGCATGTGCCATTTCCTGTTATCTGAACAAGCAGATTTGGCTGCGTTCGTCGACGAACCGCAAAATAAAGTACTGATTGCGGGAAATCCGGATTATTTACAAAAGGTCTATCAAGAGATTCATGCGCCGTTTGAAGACATTACATCCGGTGTGTTCTCAACGCCGTTCTATTTCGAATTGACAGATAAAGGAATCGACAAAGCATTTTCATTGAACAAGGTTTTAACAGCGCACGGTATCTTGCCGGAAAATGTGATTTCATTTGGAGATGGCCAAAACGACCGCTCGATTATTGAGTACGCCGGAATGGGTGTGGCGATGGGGAATGCCATGCAAGAAATTTTAGATATTGCTGATGAAGTGACGTTATCGAATGACCACGACGGGATTGCGGTATTCTTGGAGAGGTATATTTAA
- a CDS encoding MFS transporter has protein sequence MYALLLTIIYIAFISLGLPDSLVGSGWPVMQRDLGVPLSYAGIITMTISVGTIFSSLMSDRLTKRFGTGMITAVSVLTTAIALYGFSISNHFYLLVLWAIPYGMGAGAVDAALNNYVALYYASRHMNWLHAFWGVGAAISPNIMAYYLLDASGWQGGYRAIAIIQIILTGCLFLSLPLWKANGLQETLDQTEVKPFKETLRLKGLSFMLVTFLAYSAVEQTTALWATTYLVEGRGIDVETAARYGALFFVGITAGRFLSGVVTRWFNDRQLIRIGLAVLCGGVVLILIPTDIQIFSLIGLVIVGFGCAPIYPAIIHATPTNFGAVNSQAVIGLQMAGAYVGSTFMPPLFGLLANNISVTIFPFYLAFFALLMVVMSERFNRTMKNK, from the coding sequence ATGTACGCATTATTACTAACGATTATTTATATTGCTTTTATAAGTTTAGGGCTGCCTGATTCCTTGGTGGGTTCAGGCTGGCCCGTTATGCAACGTGATTTAGGCGTGCCGCTTTCTTATGCCGGGATTATTACGATGACGATTTCTGTCGGGACGATTTTTTCCAGTCTCATGTCGGATCGGTTGACGAAACGATTTGGAACGGGCATGATTACTGCCGTCAGTGTCTTGACGACGGCCATTGCATTATATGGTTTTAGTATTTCAAATCATTTTTATTTGTTGGTTCTATGGGCGATTCCGTATGGGATGGGTGCTGGGGCAGTAGATGCCGCTTTGAATAATTATGTGGCTTTGTATTATGCTTCACGCCATATGAACTGGCTGCATGCCTTTTGGGGTGTGGGTGCTGCCATCAGTCCCAATATCATGGCTTACTATTTATTGGATGCCAGCGGCTGGCAAGGTGGCTACAGAGCGATAGCAATTATTCAAATTATTTTGACGGGTTGTTTATTCCTTAGCTTACCGCTTTGGAAAGCGAACGGACTGCAGGAAACATTAGATCAGACCGAGGTAAAGCCATTTAAAGAAACGCTTCGTCTGAAAGGCTTATCGTTTATGCTTGTAACTTTTTTGGCTTACTCTGCAGTAGAGCAGACAACAGCATTGTGGGCAACCACGTACTTGGTTGAAGGACGCGGAATAGATGTCGAAACGGCTGCGCGTTATGGTGCGCTATTCTTTGTGGGAATCACCGCAGGCCGTTTCTTATCCGGAGTCGTGACGCGTTGGTTCAATGATCGCCAGTTGATTCGAATTGGGTTAGCGGTTTTGTGTGGCGGAGTCGTCTTGATTTTAATTCCGACCGACATCCAAATTTTTTCTCTCATTGGCTTAGTCATTGTCGGGTTCGGATGTGCGCCGATTTATCCGGCCATTATCCACGCCACGCCGACTAACTTTGGAGCGGTCAACTCGCAAGCTGTTATCGGTTTGCAAATGGCAGGTGCGTATGTCGGCTCGACATTCATGCCACCGCTTTTCGGCTTATTGGCAAATAATATTTCTGTCACAATTTTTCCATTCTACTTAGCATTCTTTGCATTGCTGATGGTTGTCATGTCAGAACGATTCAACCGAACGATGAAAAATAAATAA
- a CDS encoding MBL fold metallo-hydrolase: MLEIETFANAKQITIEKENNLFIIEENDGLILIDTAVESEQINDVIALIKEDGRPLKAIAITHSHDDHLGGLIAFKQAFPDTPFLFPEREYQLILKKELLPSDKQVPLKEGIPNQLPFVPDKLLVAGDKVGELEVIFTPGHTPGHICFHNPAKHYLLVGDVLQTLGGAAICGVHRDAFPKPARLNWDLALSIDMVKGFIDLDLDYIGTGHGEVMTRPNDVLPLTITEAEALISVAHNAS; the protein is encoded by the coding sequence ATGCTTGAGATTGAAACATTTGCGAATGCAAAACAAATTACCATTGAAAAAGAAAATAACCTTTTTATTATAGAAGAGAATGACGGCTTAATATTGATTGATACTGCCGTCGAATCCGAACAAATCAATGACGTTATCGCATTGATAAAAGAAGATGGCCGTCCTTTAAAAGCCATCGCGATTACGCACAGTCATGATGACCATTTAGGGGGCTTGATTGCCTTTAAACAGGCCTTTCCTGATACACCCTTCTTATTCCCCGAACGTGAGTATCAGTTAATCTTGAAAAAAGAATTACTACCTTCTGATAAACAAGTTCCATTAAAAGAAGGCATTCCGAATCAACTACCCTTTGTTCCTGATAAACTATTGGTAGCTGGTGATAAGGTCGGAGAATTGGAAGTCATTTTTACGCCTGGGCATACACCTGGACACATTTGTTTCCACAACCCAGCTAAACATTACCTCTTGGTAGGCGACGTTTTGCAAACTTTGGGTGGTGCTGCTATTTGTGGCGTTCACCGCGATGCTTTTCCAAAACCAGCTCGTTTGAACTGGGATTTGGCATTAAGTATTGATATGGTGAAAGGGTTCATAGACCTGGATCTCGATTACATCGGTACAGGTCACGGAGAAGTAATGACGCGTCCAAATGACGTTCTTCCGCTTACAATTACAGAAGCTGAAGCACTCATCTCTGTTGCACATAACGCTTCATAA